A part of Rhodamnia argentea isolate NSW1041297 chromosome 8, ASM2092103v1, whole genome shotgun sequence genomic DNA contains:
- the LOC115754079 gene encoding uncharacterized protein LOC115754079 isoform X2 has product MREVRLKPIEATPETFGEFGQVIEAAPDGDEFGPEDAQLDLSRGVPRFYIMHIEDRPLKFSNITHHASVTQCLGSIGGHAWYLGVAKPSIAAPGEVTDETAENLKQSRCGHFYVPPAVDDVSVFRISGSKFVKLHRGTWHAGPLFQADKMDFYNLELSNTNVVDHTLHNFREENGVVFFIDA; this is encoded by the exons ATGAGGGAGGTGAGGCTGAAACCCATCGAAGCGACCCCCGAGACCTTCGGGGAGTTCGGCCAAGTCATCGAGGCGGCCCCGGACGGCGACGAGTTCGGTCCTGAGGACGCTCAGCTCGACCTCAGTCGTGGAGTTCCCAG GTTTTACATAATGCATATTGAAGATCGACCATTAAAGTTTTCCAATATAACACATCATGCCAGTGTGACCCAGTGTCTTGGTTCAATTGGTGGGCATGCTTGGTATCTCGGTGTAGCTAAACCCTCCATCGCAGCTCCTGGGGAAGTGACAGATGAAACTGCCGAAAACTTAAAGCAGTCTCGGTGTGGTCACTTCTATGTGCCTCCTGCTGTGGATGATGTGTCTGTGTTCAGAATTTCTGGTTCCAAATTTGTGAAGCTCCATCGCGGTACATGGCATGCTGGGCCCCTGTTTCAGGCAGACAAGATGGATTTCTACAACTTAGAACTGAGTAATACCAAT GTGGTGGATCACACTCTTCACAACTTCAGGGAGGAGAATGGAGTTGTCTTCTTCATCGATGCGTAG
- the LOC115754079 gene encoding uncharacterized protein LOC115754079 isoform X1 has protein sequence MREVRLKPIEATPETFGEFGQVIEAAPDGDEFGPEDAQLDLSRGVPRFYIMHIEDRPLKFSNITHHASVTQCLGSIGGHAWYLGVAKPSIAAPGEVTDETAENLKQSRCGHFYVPPAVDDVSVFRISGSKFVKLHRGTWHAGPLFQADKMDFYNLELSNTNLSRAMQVVDHTLHNFREENGVVFFIDA, from the exons ATGAGGGAGGTGAGGCTGAAACCCATCGAAGCGACCCCCGAGACCTTCGGGGAGTTCGGCCAAGTCATCGAGGCGGCCCCGGACGGCGACGAGTTCGGTCCTGAGGACGCTCAGCTCGACCTCAGTCGTGGAGTTCCCAG GTTTTACATAATGCATATTGAAGATCGACCATTAAAGTTTTCCAATATAACACATCATGCCAGTGTGACCCAGTGTCTTGGTTCAATTGGTGGGCATGCTTGGTATCTCGGTGTAGCTAAACCCTCCATCGCAGCTCCTGGGGAAGTGACAGATGAAACTGCCGAAAACTTAAAGCAGTCTCGGTGTGGTCACTTCTATGTGCCTCCTGCTGTGGATGATGTGTCTGTGTTCAGAATTTCTGGTTCCAAATTTGTGAAGCTCCATCGCGGTACATGGCATGCTGGGCCCCTGTTTCAGGCAGACAAGATGGATTTCTACAACTTAGAACTGAGTAATACCAAT TTATCACGTGCCATGCAGGTGGTGGATCACACTCTTCACAACTTCAGGGAGGAGAATGGAGTTGTCTTCTTCATCGATGCGTAG
- the LOC115754078 gene encoding protein RETARDED ROOT GROWTH-LIKE → MRRAIDSRALKTMRFLPSLSSPSPPASLRFPAAPIRSLFFSLAKPSPRFVALLHPPPPPQYQLRAFSVSKTLTPPASSITSSAVKYLRTSRDFDSDFGRLAAKCISSVNSAHTLEWNEPVSCSEVVGEIESEEIGVVEEDAKPSIPVRAYFFSTSVDLRSLVDQNKANFIPPASRMTNYVVLKFGNLSNVDGLGACLSGSDCCYMVVFQYGSIVLFNVREQDVDGYLKIVEKHASGLLPEMRKDEYEVREKPKLSTWMEGGLDFIMLQYLNIDGIRTIGSVLGQSIALDYYVRQVDGMVAEFTDINRGMEKTGTFEMDRKKLFQLVGKANSNLADVILKLGLFERSDIAWKNAKYAQIWEYLRDEFELTQRFASLDFKLKFVEHNIRFLQEILQNRKSDFLEWLIIILIGAEILISVYDIFTRSAISKL, encoded by the exons atgaggaGAGCAATCGACTCTCGCGCCTTGAAGACCATGCGCTTCCTCCCTTCTCTCTCATCTCCTTCCCCGCCGGCCTCCCTCCGCTTCCCGGCGGCGCCGATCCGCTCCCTCTTCTTTAGTCTCGCTAAGCCCAGCCCTCGCTTCGTTGcccttcttcatcctcctcctcctcctcaataTCAGCTGCGCGCATTCTCTGTCTCCAAAACCCTAACTCCGCCGGCGTCCTCCATCACCTCTTCCGCCGTCAAGTACTTGAGGACGAGTCGCGACTTCGATTCGGATTTCGGTCGTCTCGCCGCGAAATGCATCTCGTCGGTGAACTCGGCTCACACGCTGGAGTGGAACGAGCCAGTCTCGTGCTCCGAGGTGGTCGGCGAAATCGAGAGCGAAGAGATTGGAGTTGTTGAAGAGGACGCGAAGCCTTCTATACCTGTTAGAGCTTATTTTTTCTCCACCAG TGTGGACTTGAGGAGCTTAGTGGATCAGAACAAAGCCAATTTTATCCCTCCAGCATCTCGTATGACAAATTACGTGGTCCTTAAGTTTGGCAATCTTTCTAATGTGGAT GGATTGGGTGCTTGCTTAAGCGGAAGTGACTGCTGTTACATGGTGGTTTTTCAATACGGATCCATTGTGCTGTTTAATGTCCGTGAACAAGATGTTGATGGTTACttgaaaattgttgaaaaaCATGCTTCAGGTTTACTTCCTGAAATGAGGAAAGATG AATATGAAGTAAGAGAGAAGCCGAAATTAAGCACATGGATGGAAGGGGGATTGGATTTTATTATGCTACAGTACTTAAATATTGATGGGATCCGAACCATTGGTAGTGTTCTTGGTCAAAGCATTGCCCTCGATTATTATGTTCGACAG GTTGATGGGATGGTTGCAGAATTTACTGACATCAATCGTGGCATGGAGAAAACTGGAACTTTTGAGATGGATCGGAAGAAACTTTTTCAGCTAGTGGGGAAGGCAAATTCTAATCTTGCTGATGTGATACTTAAACTCGGGCTTTTTGAGAG ATCAGATATTGCGTGGAAGAATGCCAAATATGCTCAGATATGGGAATATCTGAGAGACGAATTCGAGTTAACACAGAGATTTGCAAGTCTTGATTTCAAGTTGAAGTTTGTAGAG CATAACATTCGCTTTCTTCAGGAAATCCTGCAAAACAGGAAGTCTGATTTTCTGGAGTGGCTCATCATCATTTTGATAGGCGCTGAGATTCTGATTTCCGTCTATGATATTTTCACTAGGTCAGCCATTTCAAAACTCTAG